In Prochlorococcus marinus str. MIT 1214, one DNA window encodes the following:
- the cobA gene encoding uroporphyrinogen-III C-methyltransferase has product MNTHQFGTVYLVGAGPGDPDLLTVKAQKLISKCDALVYDSLVPVELLELVSSNCQLHSVGKRRGHHSVPQRKTNDILFDLAKSYSCIVRLKGGDPFLFGRGAEEASYLHKKGVPVQVVPGVTSGIAAPAYVGIPITHRLAGSSVTFVTGHEEIDKKRPAVNWRSLAKSSDGIVIYMGVHNLKFISAELIAGGMHPETSAAVIEQGTVIGQRYIKSPLVQLFDRVQEENLRSPAIVVIGSVVDFQVEACSPKPAEVTFPIPI; this is encoded by the coding sequence ATGAATACACATCAGTTTGGCACTGTTTATCTTGTCGGAGCAGGTCCTGGAGATCCCGATTTATTAACAGTTAAAGCGCAAAAACTAATTAGTAAATGTGATGCGCTGGTATACGACTCTTTAGTTCCTGTAGAGCTACTTGAATTAGTTTCTTCAAATTGTCAACTTCATTCAGTAGGTAAGAGGCGTGGTCATCATTCGGTTCCTCAGAGGAAAACGAATGATATTTTGTTTGATTTAGCAAAGAGTTATTCTTGTATTGTTAGATTAAAAGGTGGTGATCCATTTTTGTTTGGTAGAGGTGCGGAAGAAGCTTCTTATCTGCATAAAAAAGGGGTTCCAGTACAAGTAGTACCTGGGGTTACATCAGGTATAGCTGCTCCTGCTTATGTTGGGATACCTATTACTCATAGACTTGCTGGATCGTCAGTCACTTTTGTGACTGGACATGAGGAGATTGATAAAAAACGCCCAGCTGTAAATTGGCGGTCTTTAGCGAAATCCAGTGATGGAATCGTTATATATATGGGTGTTCATAATTTAAAATTTATCTCAGCAGAGTTGATTGCTGGTGGTATGCATCCTGAGACTTCTGCGGCAGTTATTGAGCAGGGGACTGTAATTGGTCAACGTTATATTAAGAGCCCTTTGGTACAGCTTTTCGACCGAGTTCAAGAAGAAAATTTAAGGTCTCCTGCGATTGTTGTAATAGGTTCAGTTGTGGATTTTCAAGTAGAAGCTTGCTCTCCAAAGCCAGCTGAAGTGACATTTCCAATTCCTATATAG
- a CDS encoding CbiX/SirB N-terminal domain-containing protein — MKSTFESFSSSVLSLPSINPLSSSEIICSRVSRISHHLNFNKLVESTNTSSDAHQKLSLLPNRINCEPPHHLHLLVHGSRGGEIHPSLLFLVDQLKRLKNRSVSIEALTDDNPEQIDIGNRSVFLVPLFLLPGSHVCIDVPTIFKRLQEDGQNIKLFPFLGSFIPWLSLIDDLITSQSPFVKPALIHHPVSSVTSSVFLKSLEKFLNIPLYSWSRWNQDTFKKKKNYLPIPYLLTPNKNVEIDSQGEQLKSLLEIDIIHRGLVNILGNLP; from the coding sequence ATGAAAAGTACTTTTGAATCTTTTTCTTCCTCTGTATTGAGTCTTCCTTCGATTAACCCCCTCTCCTCGTCTGAAATTATTTGTTCCCGAGTATCTAGAATTTCTCATCATCTCAATTTTAATAAATTAGTTGAAAGTACTAATACATCTTCAGATGCTCATCAAAAGTTGTCTTTGTTACCAAATAGAATTAATTGTGAGCCTCCTCACCATTTACATTTATTAGTTCATGGTTCTCGAGGTGGTGAGATACATCCATCTCTTCTTTTTTTGGTTGACCAATTAAAAAGGCTGAAAAATCGCTCTGTTTCAATAGAGGCTTTAACTGATGACAATCCAGAACAAATTGACATCGGTAATAGGTCAGTGTTTTTAGTTCCTCTTTTTTTGTTACCTGGAAGTCATGTTTGTATTGATGTACCAACAATATTTAAACGTTTGCAAGAAGATGGACAAAATATAAAATTGTTTCCTTTCCTAGGTTCTTTTATACCATGGCTATCATTAATAGATGATCTGATAACTAGTCAGAGTCCTTTTGTTAAACCTGCATTGATTCATCACCCTGTCTCTTCAGTTACTTCAAGTGTTTTTCTTAAGTCCTTAGAAAAATTCCTAAATATTCCTCTTTATTCATGGTCTAGATGGAATCAAGATACTTTTAAAAAGAAGAAGAATTATCTCCCTATTCCCTATCTTTTGACTCCCAACAAAAATGTAGAAATTGATAGTCAAGGAGAGCAGCTTAAATCTTTGCTTGAGATTGATATTATTCATCGTGGTCTTGTTAATATTTTGGGTAACTTGCCATGA
- a CDS encoding ferredoxin--nitrite reductase — MVQYYLEGKKLNKVEKNKAAKDGLEIGKDIDKFAEMGWEQMDKTDLELRLKWYGMFWRPKTPGKFMLRLRIPNGIINTEQLKVIASIVARYGENGSCDITTRQNIQLRGVLISDLPEILNRLKKVNISTTQSGFDNPRNVTGNPIAGVDPKEIIDTRKYTSQMQDYLTNEGKGNSEFSNLPRKWNTAIAGSKDNFLLHNDLIFHPVKINGVLGFSVWIGGVLSSVMNEYAVPLNAWVEEEKIYELTSIILSLWRDNGERNIRPKGRFRFYLDKIGVEKFRDLIEKQYGALKEDPGSIFSEKPRSFFGIHSQKQEGKYFAGIHVPVGRLLAEDLQDIANICENFGDKEIRLTEDQNIIITGIDTNLIEEFKKQSILQKFPLKPENIAAGTVSCTGNTYCGFALTNTKDQALKISHELDKELDLKDELKIHWTGCPNSCGQAYMGGIGLTGKKAKDKEGKTVEAYDISIGGSQGPNYKLGELIKKSVPQDELKDVLKDLLISNFEAKEKKFLSKKSGSFSRFMNWLSPLGKDKPLINRANGSPDIFSKFMNRISN, encoded by the coding sequence ATGGTTCAATACTATCTCGAAGGCAAAAAACTAAATAAAGTTGAAAAAAATAAAGCTGCTAAGGATGGACTAGAAATAGGAAAGGATATAGACAAATTTGCTGAAATGGGATGGGAGCAAATGGATAAAACTGATTTAGAATTAAGATTGAAATGGTATGGGATGTTTTGGAGACCAAAAACACCTGGAAAGTTTATGTTAAGGCTAAGAATACCTAATGGAATAATTAATACAGAACAATTAAAGGTAATTGCATCAATTGTTGCGAGATATGGAGAGAATGGAAGTTGTGATATAACAACTAGGCAAAATATACAACTTAGAGGTGTTTTGATTAGTGATTTGCCTGAGATATTAAATAGGTTAAAAAAAGTAAACATATCGACAACTCAATCTGGATTTGATAATCCAAGAAATGTTACTGGAAATCCCATCGCTGGAGTTGATCCAAAAGAAATTATAGACACAAGAAAATATACATCACAAATGCAAGATTATTTAACTAATGAAGGTAAAGGAAACTCAGAATTTTCAAATCTTCCAAGGAAATGGAACACAGCTATAGCAGGTTCTAAAGATAATTTTCTTTTACATAATGATTTGATTTTTCATCCAGTTAAAATTAATGGAGTTTTAGGTTTCAGTGTATGGATTGGAGGTGTACTTTCATCAGTAATGAATGAATATGCAGTTCCGTTGAATGCATGGGTTGAAGAAGAAAAAATTTATGAATTAACATCAATTATTTTATCCCTCTGGAGAGATAATGGGGAACGTAATATAAGACCTAAAGGTAGGTTTAGATTTTATTTAGATAAAATTGGTGTTGAAAAATTTAGAGATCTTATCGAAAAACAATATGGAGCATTAAAAGAAGATCCAGGTTCAATATTTTCAGAAAAACCAAGGTCATTTTTTGGAATTCATTCTCAAAAACAAGAAGGTAAATATTTTGCAGGAATTCATGTGCCAGTAGGCCGTCTTTTGGCTGAAGATTTACAAGATATAGCAAATATATGTGAGAATTTTGGTGATAAAGAAATAAGACTTACCGAAGACCAAAATATTATTATTACTGGTATAGATACAAATCTAATTGAAGAATTTAAGAAGCAATCTATCTTACAAAAATTTCCATTAAAACCAGAAAATATTGCCGCAGGTACTGTTTCTTGTACTGGAAATACCTATTGTGGTTTCGCTCTGACAAATACAAAAGATCAAGCTTTAAAAATCTCGCATGAATTAGACAAAGAATTAGATTTGAAAGACGAATTAAAGATTCATTGGACCGGGTGTCCTAATAGTTGTGGTCAAGCCTACATGGGAGGCATTGGTTTAACGGGTAAAAAAGCTAAAGACAAAGAAGGAAAAACTGTTGAAGCTTATGATATAAGCATTGGTGGATCACAAGGTCCTAATTATAAATTAGGAGAATTAATAAAAAAATCTGTCCCTCAAGATGAATTAAAAGATGTACTAAAAGATTTACTTATTTCAAATTTTGAGGCAAAAGAAAAAAAATTTTTAAGTAAAAAATCTGGTTCATTCTCTCGATTTATGAATTGGTTGAGTCCTCTTGGCAAAGATAAACCGCTGATTAATCGAGCCAATGGCAGCCCCGACATCTTTTCCAAATTTATGAATCGAATTAGTAATTAA
- a CDS encoding formate/nitrite transporter family protein, whose protein sequence is MDYVLPNELVDGMIAAGGKKSSVSVKNLLIRGFYSGAILGLATCLAITIGIQSGMPWLGSFIFPFGFASIVLFGMELVTGNFALLPMAVWAGKSSWSATVRNWLWVWIGNFLGTAFVAVLLSISLSSAGNVDPLAAAEGGKGWAVVAAKIIAIHKANTVVKYEALGSTGFFLAFLRGVIANWLVCLGVTMALVSKSVPGKILACWLPITAFQTMGMEHIVVNMFLHTTGPLLGSGIPFTKVIFWNFLPVTIGNIVGGMVFIGMLFYSTHKTPISNVLPDVKDEKLERELEAQLGAR, encoded by the coding sequence ATGGACTACGTCCTACCAAATGAATTGGTAGATGGAATGATTGCTGCAGGTGGCAAGAAATCATCTGTAAGCGTAAAAAACTTGCTAATAAGAGGCTTCTATTCAGGAGCAATTTTAGGTTTAGCGACATGTCTTGCAATTACTATAGGTATTCAATCTGGGATGCCTTGGTTAGGTTCTTTTATATTTCCTTTTGGTTTTGCAAGTATCGTTCTTTTCGGTATGGAGCTTGTTACTGGTAATTTTGCGTTACTACCAATGGCCGTATGGGCTGGAAAGAGTTCTTGGTCTGCAACTGTAAGGAATTGGCTATGGGTTTGGATCGGTAATTTTCTAGGTACAGCATTTGTTGCTGTTCTACTATCCATCAGCTTGTCCAGTGCTGGAAATGTTGATCCTTTAGCTGCTGCTGAAGGTGGAAAAGGATGGGCAGTTGTAGCAGCAAAAATCATAGCTATACATAAAGCAAACACAGTTGTGAAATATGAGGCACTTGGAAGTACTGGTTTTTTCCTCGCATTTTTACGTGGGGTAATTGCAAACTGGCTAGTTTGTTTAGGTGTAACAATGGCACTTGTAAGTAAAAGTGTTCCAGGAAAGATACTTGCTTGCTGGCTCCCTATAACTGCATTCCAAACAATGGGAATGGAGCACATAGTAGTTAATATGTTTTTGCATACAACTGGCCCTCTACTAGGATCAGGTATTCCTTTTACAAAAGTAATTTTTTGGAATTTCTTACCAGTGACGATTGGAAATATTGTTGGAGGAATGGTATTTATTGGAATGCTTTTCTATAGCACCCACAAAACTCCTATCTCTAATGTTTTACCAGACGTAAAAGATGAAAAATTAGAACGAGAGCTCGAAGCACAACTTGGTGCAAGATAA
- a CDS encoding capsid protein, protein MIIEESNIWDTLNNAKKTKPSAEWLRNAYNPNINYELRQEIANRLGQFSKVGWIKIKDLINTYGNKDELILAAGLTYQEDAKEWLLKHLYDDDTMNIKIVEALACWGGTLPIELIKTILEDKREHMKIAGLELLKFKAHLLSDSHLLDIAKSPLNDFREKIVIKTLTIIQRRESLDICIAISDVIQKGSDKSAYYGLMALGSIGTEISKNILLDLVKNLKNAQRKELAKKQLNFEI, encoded by the coding sequence ATGATTATTGAAGAAAGCAATATATGGGATACGCTTAATAACGCAAAAAAAACTAAGCCAAGCGCTGAGTGGCTTCGGAATGCATACAATCCGAATATCAACTACGAGCTTAGGCAAGAAATCGCAAATCGCCTAGGACAATTTTCAAAAGTAGGATGGATAAAAATAAAAGATCTAATTAATACATATGGCAATAAAGATGAACTAATTCTTGCCGCAGGACTTACCTATCAAGAGGATGCCAAAGAATGGCTCTTAAAACATCTTTATGATGATGACACTATGAACATCAAAATCGTAGAAGCTTTAGCTTGCTGGGGAGGAACATTACCGATTGAGCTTATCAAAACAATATTAGAAGATAAACGTGAACACATGAAAATAGCTGGTCTAGAATTACTAAAGTTTAAAGCTCATTTACTTTCTGATTCTCATTTACTTGATATAGCAAAGTCACCTTTAAATGATTTCAGAGAAAAGATAGTGATCAAAACACTGACCATCATTCAAAGACGTGAAAGCCTAGATATCTGTATAGCTATCAGCGATGTAATACAAAAAGGATCGGATAAGTCTGCATACTACGGCTTAATGGCTCTTGGTTCAATCGGAACTGAAATTAGTAAAAATATCTTATTAGATTTGGTCAAAAATTTAAAGAATGCTCAACGCAAAGAACTTGCAAAAAAACAACTTAACTTTGAAATATAA
- a CDS encoding anthranilate phosphoribosyltransferase family protein, whose amino-acid sequence MINKYEEFKTYLKKIGSGEFTGKSLTREETKSAIKLMLKEEASAAQIGGFMIAHRIRRPIPEELAGMIDAYIELGPKIQSPSNQHQPMFFGMPFDGRKKTAPIYPLTTLLLLTQKQPVILHGGSRMPVKYGVTHNELFQALGINLTGLSIEELQSFFNHNDLALIHQPDHFPLAENLIPYRDQIGKRPPLASMELIWTCHQGNHLHISGYVHSPTEERHWKTLELMGEQNVITVKGLEGGIDLSISRSSTIGQYKNQHGTRKVFHPKDYACSGKDIEWNDIEEWQRFALQALHGEGPLTKALEWNAGIYFFYAGISSDIKEGINKAKEIINSGFAFKQLEKLIHWSNENID is encoded by the coding sequence ATGATAAACAAATACGAAGAATTTAAAACCTATTTAAAAAAAATAGGTAGTGGTGAGTTCACAGGAAAAAGTCTTACTCGCGAAGAAACTAAATCAGCTATTAAGCTGATGCTTAAAGAAGAAGCAAGCGCAGCACAAATTGGTGGCTTCATGATTGCGCATAGAATTAGACGTCCTATCCCTGAAGAATTAGCCGGGATGATTGATGCATATATAGAACTTGGACCAAAGATTCAATCACCCAGTAATCAACATCAACCTATGTTTTTTGGGATGCCTTTTGATGGTCGAAAAAAAACAGCACCAATTTACCCTCTAACAACTTTACTATTACTAACTCAGAAACAGCCTGTTATTTTGCATGGTGGTTCTCGTATGCCCGTGAAATATGGCGTTACCCATAACGAACTCTTTCAAGCCTTAGGAATAAATTTAACTGGTCTATCCATAGAAGAACTACAAAGTTTTTTCAACCACAACGACCTAGCTTTAATACATCAGCCAGATCATTTTCCGCTAGCTGAAAATTTAATTCCTTATAGAGATCAAATAGGTAAGCGACCACCTCTAGCAAGTATGGAATTAATCTGGACTTGCCATCAAGGAAATCATCTACATATCAGTGGCTATGTTCATTCTCCTACTGAAGAGAGACATTGGAAGACCTTAGAGCTTATGGGAGAACAAAATGTGATTACTGTCAAAGGACTTGAAGGTGGAATAGATCTTTCAATAAGTCGTTCATCAACAATTGGACAGTACAAAAATCAGCATGGAACAAGAAAAGTGTTTCATCCCAAAGACTATGCATGTTCAGGAAAAGATATTGAATGGAACGACATCGAAGAATGGCAGAGATTTGCTTTACAAGCTCTTCATGGCGAGGGTCCTTTGACTAAAGCACTAGAGTGGAATGCTGGTATTTACTTTTTTTATGCAGGTATAAGCTCTGATATTAAAGAAGGAATTAATAAAGCTAAAGAAATAATCAATTCAGGGTTTGCTTTCAAGCAATTAGAAAAATTAATTCATTGGAGTAATGAAAATATTGATTAA
- a CDS encoding GNAT family N-acetyltransferase: MASFSKNSLNRYLRPCESSDEMALREVYEDAIRTCDKSLYSQEQIEAWSALAYLPGILDKPLKQGVGWVSCVNKTIEAFALKYPHNRLALLYCRGRSSRQGHATALLEQIEEDTLKDKPIILKTEASLCSYQLLLRHGWTIIAPEDIQIGGVHFSRYLMEKTLY; the protein is encoded by the coding sequence TTGGCTTCATTTAGTAAAAATAGTCTAAATCGATATTTGCGACCTTGTGAGAGTTCTGATGAAATGGCTCTCAGAGAAGTCTATGAAGATGCTATTCGAACTTGCGATAAATCCTTATATAGCCAAGAACAGATCGAAGCGTGGTCAGCTTTGGCTTATCTTCCTGGGATTTTAGATAAACCTCTGAAGCAAGGCGTGGGCTGGGTGAGTTGTGTGAATAAAACGATTGAAGCATTTGCGTTGAAATATCCCCATAATCGCTTGGCATTGCTTTATTGCCGAGGGCGTTCATCACGACAGGGGCATGCTACGGCTCTATTAGAGCAAATTGAGGAAGATACTCTCAAAGATAAACCTATTATTTTAAAGACAGAGGCAAGTTTATGTAGTTATCAATTGCTTTTACGGCATGGATGGACAATTATTGCTCCTGAAGATATCCAAATAGGTGGTGTGCATTTTTCTCGTTATTTAATGGAAAAAACTTTGTATTAA
- a CDS encoding MFS transporter: MRRLKIPTLLGAFITLLDDRLGETIVLPLLPFLLEQFTTSATTLGFLTGTYAISQFAAAPLIGAMSDRFGRKPIMITCVSGSVIGICLFALTVSLNWENYLPLWASTLPLFLLFLARIIDGISGGTAATATTILADISTPENRAKTFGLIGVAFGLGFILGPGLGTALAKFSVTLPVWVASGFAIFNLIFVIWFLPETLPKNKRNLLPRKRDLNPISQLLIVFKNSLARRLCLSFFVFFMAFNGFTAVLVLYLKEKFGWSPELCSAAFIVVGVIAMIVQGGLIGPLVKRFGESRLTFAGIGFVMTGCILLTLANIDTSIPLVFSGVAILAMGTGLVTPSLRALISRRLSSIGQGAVLGNLQGLQSLGTFLGAIAAGRSYDLFGPRSPFLGTILLLLFVMFLISGKSLTKQKVIS; this comes from the coding sequence TTGAGAAGGCTAAAAATTCCCACCCTTTTAGGAGCTTTCATAACACTTCTAGATGATCGATTAGGCGAAACCATTGTTTTGCCTTTATTACCTTTTTTATTAGAACAATTCACGACAAGCGCGACGACTCTTGGTTTTTTAACTGGAACATATGCAATATCTCAGTTTGCTGCAGCCCCACTAATAGGAGCTATGAGCGATCGTTTTGGTCGTAAGCCAATCATGATCACATGTGTATCAGGTTCAGTAATAGGAATATGTCTATTTGCATTAACTGTAAGTCTGAATTGGGAAAATTATTTACCTTTATGGGCCTCAACTTTACCTTTATTTTTACTATTCTTAGCTAGAATAATTGATGGTATAAGTGGTGGTACCGCAGCTACTGCTACTACTATACTTGCAGATATATCAACTCCCGAAAATCGCGCAAAAACCTTTGGATTAATTGGAGTAGCATTTGGTTTAGGATTTATTCTTGGGCCAGGATTAGGAACAGCTCTTGCTAAATTTAGTGTTACTTTACCGGTATGGGTTGCAAGCGGATTTGCCATATTTAATCTTATTTTTGTAATTTGGTTTCTACCGGAAACACTGCCCAAAAACAAAAGAAATTTACTACCAAGAAAAAGAGATTTGAATCCAATTAGTCAGCTACTAATTGTATTTAAAAACTCCTTAGCTAGAAGACTTTGCTTATCATTTTTTGTTTTCTTTATGGCATTTAATGGCTTTACAGCTGTTTTAGTCCTTTATTTAAAAGAAAAATTTGGATGGAGTCCTGAATTATGTAGTGCTGCTTTTATTGTCGTTGGAGTTATTGCGATGATTGTTCAAGGAGGCCTAATTGGTCCTCTTGTAAAAAGATTTGGGGAGTCGAGATTAACTTTTGCTGGTATTGGCTTTGTCATGACAGGATGCATTCTTTTAACGCTCGCAAATATAGACACGTCAATTCCACTTGTATTTTCTGGCGTCGCAATACTTGCAATGGGAACTGGACTAGTAACTCCTAGCTTAAGAGCACTAATTTCAAGAAGATTAAGTTCTATAGGTCAAGGAGCAGTATTAGGAAATCTGCAGGGTTTACAAAGTCTGGGAACTTTTCTTGGAGCAATAGCAGCGGGACGCTCATATGATCTTTTTGGTCCAAGAAGTCCATTCTTAGGCACAATATTGCTTCTACTATTTGTTATGTTTTTAATTTCAGGGAAAAGTCTCACCAAACAAAAAGTAATCTCCTAG
- the ppk1 gene encoding polyphosphate kinase 1, with protein MTSPKINNETYINRELSWIDFNKRVLELAIEEETPLLEKIKFSSIFSNNLDEFFMVRVASLKSQVEGGILKRSQDGKSPEEQLIEIRNYLDPILKTQQYKTLQYIEEDFKKENIFILKYKELNERQKVWIDNYFTTAIFPILTPLAVDPSHPFPFISNLSLNLAAIIVDRESDKEQFTRIKIPGESISRFISIPVELHGNESAKYTGIAIEQIIANNLSMLFPGMSVQEYSFFRVTRDADLELRDIEADDLMSALEEGLRKRRKGGEVVRLEVSTNTPKVILDLLQEGMNIDRENLYQIDGLLALDELIELTTFNLPKLKFKEHQGITHNSLKNSQLREQEDLDTRNKSNFKSIFSIIRRHDLLVHHPYNLFSTSVEEFINQAAEDKQVMGIKMTLYRISRDSLIIDALIRAAEKGKQVMALVELKARFDEDNNIQWAKQLEQAGVHVVYGVIGLKTHTKIALIIRKEKNRLRTYFHIGTGNYNSKTSKTYTDFGLLSCQPELGQDLIELFNYLTGFAKQQSYRKLLVAPVTLRSGIEKLIKREIHYAKNGLPARIIAKMNSLVDPEIIKLLYIASQEGVKIELIIRGMCCLYPQKKDLSENIKVTSIIGRFLEHSRIFWFNNNGDAEVFIGSADWMRRNLDRRVEAVAPIEDNKIKKEIKHLLDSYLEANKDSWNMQSDGSYIKNPILNDKKKYIQEKIIKLYKKEEN; from the coding sequence ATGACAAGTCCAAAAATCAATAATGAAACTTATATTAATCGTGAACTCAGTTGGATAGATTTTAACAAACGTGTTTTAGAACTTGCTATAGAAGAAGAAACGCCATTACTAGAAAAAATTAAATTCAGTTCAATCTTTAGCAATAATTTAGACGAATTTTTTATGGTTAGAGTTGCTTCTTTAAAATCACAAGTAGAAGGTGGAATCTTAAAAAGAAGCCAAGATGGCAAATCACCTGAAGAACAACTTATTGAAATTCGAAATTATTTAGATCCTATTTTAAAGACACAGCAATATAAAACATTACAATATATAGAAGAAGACTTTAAAAAAGAGAATATATTTATTCTTAAATATAAAGAATTAAATGAAAGACAAAAGGTTTGGATAGATAATTATTTTACAACTGCAATTTTCCCGATACTAACCCCCTTAGCAGTTGACCCTTCTCATCCATTCCCGTTTATAAGTAATCTTAGTTTAAATTTAGCTGCAATTATCGTCGATCGTGAATCAGATAAAGAACAATTTACGCGCATAAAAATTCCTGGGGAGAGTATTTCCAGATTTATAAGTATTCCAGTTGAACTACATGGTAATGAATCAGCAAAATACACGGGAATTGCGATTGAGCAAATCATTGCAAATAATCTATCCATGCTTTTCCCTGGAATGAGTGTTCAAGAATATTCGTTCTTTCGCGTTACAAGAGATGCTGATCTAGAGCTTCGAGACATTGAGGCTGATGATTTAATGAGCGCACTAGAAGAAGGTTTACGTAAGCGGCGCAAAGGAGGTGAGGTAGTTAGGCTTGAAGTCTCTACAAATACGCCAAAAGTAATTCTTGATCTGTTACAAGAAGGGATGAATATTGATAGAGAAAACTTATATCAAATTGATGGTTTACTAGCATTAGATGAATTAATAGAATTAACAACTTTCAATCTTCCGAAATTAAAGTTTAAAGAGCATCAAGGCATTACTCATAATTCACTCAAAAATAGTCAATTGCGAGAACAAGAAGATTTAGATACTAGAAATAAAAGCAATTTTAAAAGTATATTCTCCATTATTCGCCGTCATGATTTACTAGTCCATCACCCATACAATCTTTTCTCGACCTCAGTCGAAGAGTTTATTAATCAAGCTGCGGAAGATAAGCAAGTCATGGGCATCAAAATGACCTTGTATAGAATTTCCAGGGACTCTTTAATTATTGATGCATTAATAAGAGCTGCTGAGAAAGGAAAACAAGTAATGGCTCTCGTTGAACTAAAAGCAAGATTTGATGAAGATAATAATATCCAATGGGCAAAACAATTAGAGCAAGCTGGGGTTCATGTTGTTTATGGAGTAATTGGACTAAAAACTCATACAAAAATTGCTTTGATCATAAGAAAAGAAAAAAATAGATTAAGAACATACTTTCATATTGGGACTGGTAATTATAATTCAAAAACATCTAAAACATATACTGATTTTGGCTTGTTATCTTGTCAGCCTGAGCTTGGTCAAGATCTTATTGAACTATTTAATTATCTAACTGGATTTGCCAAACAACAATCCTACAGAAAATTATTAGTTGCACCGGTTACTCTTAGAAGTGGAATAGAAAAGCTAATCAAAAGAGAAATCCATTATGCAAAAAATGGCTTGCCGGCCAGAATAATAGCCAAAATGAATTCGCTAGTAGATCCAGAAATTATCAAACTGCTTTATATAGCATCACAGGAGGGAGTAAAAATTGAACTTATAATTAGAGGAATGTGCTGCCTATATCCTCAGAAAAAAGACTTAAGCGAAAATATAAAAGTAACAAGCATTATTGGTAGGTTTTTAGAACATTCAAGAATCTTTTGGTTTAATAACAATGGTGATGCAGAAGTATTTATTGGTAGTGCAGATTGGATGAGGCGTAATTTAGATCGAAGAGTGGAAGCAGTTGCACCCATTGAAGACAATAAAATTAAAAAAGAAATTAAACATTTATTAGATTCTTATTTAGAAGCAAATAAAGACTCTTGGAACATGCAAAGTGATGGTAGCTACATCAAAAATCCAATTTTGAATGATAAGAAAAAATATATTCAAGAAAAAATTATTAAGCTATATAAAAAAGAAGAGAATTAA